From a region of the Hemibagrus wyckioides isolate EC202008001 linkage group LG06, SWU_Hwy_1.0, whole genome shotgun sequence genome:
- the LOC131354354 gene encoding gastricsin-like, whose product MMRCLIFGLLCLVLTEGLVRVPLVKKETIMRERGLLKEMLKYSQYSSQDGYNEKLVNQNDMAYFGKVGIGSPPQYFYLHFDTGSSTLWVNSVYCKSAACKSHPLFNPKESSTFTSNHKPFSVKYGTGSVQGFVGYDTVRLGQLAVKKQQIGLSTSEPGNHFAKPLHDGLMGLAFMSSQHTIVDTMIQEGVIDEPIFAFYLSRDSESESEVVFGGVDHSHYQGQINWVPVQHNSHWQLVFEGFEVNHNSPGWCENGCTAITDTGTSLLLCPPQYVKSLHKMLGAHQDGNGNYMFDCNAVSSLPTLTFVMNGAHLHLPGSAYVLQGSHSSSHCKSGIGASHEEYRNGHPYWILGDVFLRQFYSVFDQGKARVGFATLA is encoded by the exons ATGATGAGGTGTCTGATATTCGGCCTGCTATGTCTGGTTCTTACTGAGGGACTTGTCAG AGTTCCTCTTGTTAAAAAGGAGACCATAATGAGAGAAAGGGGTCTCCTCAAGGAAATGCTGAAGTACTCACAGTACAGCTCTCAAGATGGTTACAATGAAAAGTTGGTCAATCAAAACGAC ATGGCTTATTTTGGAAAGGTTGGCATTGGAAGCCCTCCACAGTACTTCTACCTACACTTTGACACCGGCTCCAGCACGCTGTGGGTCAACTCTGTCTACTGCAAAAGTGCTGCCTGCA AAAGTCATCCTCTCTTCAACCCGAAAGAGTCTTCCACGTTCACCAGCAATCACAAACCATTTTCAGTCAAGTATGGAACAGGCAGTGTTCAAGGTTTTGTTGGCTATGACACAGTCAGA TTGGGTCAGCTTGCTGTCAAAAAACAGCAGATCGGTTTAAGCACTTCAGAGCCTGGTAATCATTTTGCAAAGCCTCTGCATGATGGACTCATGGGCCTGGCCTTCATGTCAAGTCAACATACCATCGTTGATACCATGATCCAAGAAGGTGTTATTGATGAGCCGATCTTTGCTTTTTACTTGAGCAG GGACTCTGAGAGTGAAAGTGAGGTGGTGTTTGGTGGAGTTGATCACTCTCATTACCAAGGTCAGATCAACTGGGTTCCTGTACAACATAACAGCCACTGGCAGCTGGTCTTTGAAGG TTTTGAGGTGAATCACAACTCACCTGGATGGTGTGAAAATGGATGTACTGCTATTACCGACACAGGAACGTCACTGCTGCTGTGCCCACCACAGTATGTAAAATCTCTCCATAAAATGCTGGGAGCCCATCAGGATGGCAATGGCAAC TACATGTTTGACTGTAATGCTGTGAGCAGCCTTCCCACACTGACGTTCGTTATGAACGGAGCTCACCTGCACTTGCCGGGTAGTGCTTATGTGCTTCAG GGAAGTCATTCTAGCTCCCACTGCAAGAGTGGCATAGGGGCATCACATGAGGAGTACAGAAACGGTCATCCTTACTGGATCCTGGGTGATGTCTTCCTCAGGCAGTTCTACTCTGTGTTTGACCAAGGAAAAGCTAGAGTGGGATTTGCTACCTTAGCATAA